One Alnus glutinosa chromosome 3, dhAlnGlut1.1, whole genome shotgun sequence genomic region harbors:
- the LOC133864925 gene encoding E3 ubiquitin-protein ligase SDIR1 isoform X1, translated as MSFVFRGTRADIEGGFPGFIPERRAMRVHAARPVNSNSLAFLVTVLLLFMILNSHQMSPNFLLWLVLGVFLMATTLRMYATCQQLQAQAQAHAAAASGLLGHTELRVHMPPSIALATRGRLQGLRLQLALLDREFDDLDYETLRALDADNVPSVPSMSEEEINALPVHKYKIAGPQNGGPLMQQASSSASAEQKQDNANSVGSTKGPEDELTCSVCLEQVNVGELIRSLPCLHQFHANCIDPWLRQQGTCPVCKYRAGTGWQENGQVGVDASYMV; from the exons ATGAGTTTTGTTTTTCGAGGAACGAGAGCAGATATAGAAGGTGGATTTCCAGGGTTTATACCTGAGCGGCGTGCAATG CGTGTTCATGCAGCACGTCCTGTTAATTCAAACTCGCTTGCTTTTCTTGTCACAG TTCTCTTGCTATTCATGATACTAAACTCACACCAGATGTCGCCTAATTTTCTG CTCTGGCTAGTTCTTGGTGTCTTCTTGATGGCTACAACGCTAAGGATGTATGCAACTTGTCAGCAACTTCAAGCTCAGGCCCAAGCTCATGCTGCGGCAGCCAGTGGTCTTCTTGGTCATACTGAATTGCGGGTGCATATGCCCCCATCCATAGCACTTGCAACAAGAGGACGTTTACAGGGCCTCAGACTTCAGCTTGCACTCCTTGATAGGGAGTTTGATGATCTAG ATTATGAAACTTTGAGAGCACTGGATGCTGATAATGTTCCCTCAGTTCCTTCTATGAGTGAGGAAGAGATAAATGCCCTTCCTGTGCACAAGTACAAGATTGCTGGCCCTCAAAA TGGTGGCCCATTGATGCAACAGGCCTCATCTTCTGCATCTGCTGAG CAGAAGCAAGACAATGCCAATTCCGTTGGGAGCACAAAGGGCCCAGAAGATGAACTGACTTGCAGTGTTTGCTTGGAGCAAGTTAATGTGGGAGAACTCATCCGTAGCTTGCCATGCTTGCATCAG TTCCATGCTAACTGCATCGACCCCTGGCTGCGACAACAGGGAACGTGCCCTGTTTGTAAATACAGAGCAGGAACTGGGTGGCAGGAAAATGGACAAGTTGGTGTGGATGCTTCGTACATGGTTTGA
- the LOC133864925 gene encoding E3 ubiquitin-protein ligase SDIR1 isoform X2, translated as MSFVFRGTRADIEGGFPGFIPERRAMRVHAARPVNSNSLAFLVTVLLLFMILNSHQMSPNFLLWLVLGVFLMATTLRMYATCQQLQAQAQAHAAAASGLLGHTELRVHMPPSIALATRGRLQGLRLQLALLDREFDDLDYETLRALDADNVPSVPSMSEEEINALPVHKYKIAGPQNGGPLMQQASSSASAEKQDNANSVGSTKGPEDELTCSVCLEQVNVGELIRSLPCLHQFHANCIDPWLRQQGTCPVCKYRAGTGWQENGQVGVDASYMV; from the exons ATGAGTTTTGTTTTTCGAGGAACGAGAGCAGATATAGAAGGTGGATTTCCAGGGTTTATACCTGAGCGGCGTGCAATG CGTGTTCATGCAGCACGTCCTGTTAATTCAAACTCGCTTGCTTTTCTTGTCACAG TTCTCTTGCTATTCATGATACTAAACTCACACCAGATGTCGCCTAATTTTCTG CTCTGGCTAGTTCTTGGTGTCTTCTTGATGGCTACAACGCTAAGGATGTATGCAACTTGTCAGCAACTTCAAGCTCAGGCCCAAGCTCATGCTGCGGCAGCCAGTGGTCTTCTTGGTCATACTGAATTGCGGGTGCATATGCCCCCATCCATAGCACTTGCAACAAGAGGACGTTTACAGGGCCTCAGACTTCAGCTTGCACTCCTTGATAGGGAGTTTGATGATCTAG ATTATGAAACTTTGAGAGCACTGGATGCTGATAATGTTCCCTCAGTTCCTTCTATGAGTGAGGAAGAGATAAATGCCCTTCCTGTGCACAAGTACAAGATTGCTGGCCCTCAAAA TGGTGGCCCATTGATGCAACAGGCCTCATCTTCTGCATCTGCTGAG AAGCAAGACAATGCCAATTCCGTTGGGAGCACAAAGGGCCCAGAAGATGAACTGACTTGCAGTGTTTGCTTGGAGCAAGTTAATGTGGGAGAACTCATCCGTAGCTTGCCATGCTTGCATCAG TTCCATGCTAACTGCATCGACCCCTGGCTGCGACAACAGGGAACGTGCCCTGTTTGTAAATACAGAGCAGGAACTGGGTGGCAGGAAAATGGACAAGTTGGTGTGGATGCTTCGTACATGGTTTGA